From a single Ciconia boyciana chromosome 6, ASM3463844v1, whole genome shotgun sequence genomic region:
- the E2F8 gene encoding transcription factor E2F8, producing the protein MQQAGGEMGTGDKENHSSEPYRGVLKTPLKQAATSHSVLTEIRPDCQPLTTPPKPKEILPADPWTPTSNLKMLISAASPEIRSREQRRELSNTTSEVLQAKHCLQEHLSGDEYEKSQPSRKEKSLGLLCHKFLARYPDYPSTAENNYICLDEVAEELNVERRRIYDIVNVLESLHMVSRLAKNRYTWHGRHNLSKTLQALKKVGEENKYTQQIQMIKKREYEHEFDFDGERNEETARSFGSNEHSEMSFVELPGMEFRAASVNSRKDKSLRVMSQKFVMLFLVSTPQIVSLEVAAKILIGEDQLEDLDKSKFKTKIRRLYDIANVLSSLELIKKVHVTEERGRKPAFKWTGPEVLPSIQDTKLETTSMTPPISESITSKEQCSKNLFPSRGKQNFTRHPSLMKLVKTIENDRRKIQSAPTSPVKISASTDQNLSAFPSKMAQVPAMAKHQLEGQSKKAKEMKMKLSRSALECNLSSPEVVPRPEPPLTAAPSQQSALTQPLGVCPPSHSSVPPVILPHTHSGVSYAIYLHPSQAHTVTTYSPSFMLQPLPCANVTGIKSINSKVLNKITTEEGDNQIATDDPAKSLTATERPTIKSETSSQRCLKRPQALQENNVIKRYRSDEESLDTSLGESIKNERAPSNSSQMNHEMDNFQEERENKTETLDQNMASCYDRCKREDIPEDEDKIKTKQDIPVAFAIPAHETFFPSGYLIPLTQCTHGNKAGFSDKEKAGICSLQHTTYSSPIAGVIPVTAPELKAVNIPAFHITPLNIMLSPTSIAAAPVLSNACLNSSNTSSAQNPSSSVLNFTLQHVGLIPAGVQVPANTVVQRVPVSSQPESGSHSSENMNLQEEKPCVPKEPQEPQAATENFFRTPGGPNTVSSLSANSDGTNRISQGSLYIPQRKLEVSED; encoded by the exons aTGCAGCAGGCGGGCGGGGAGATGGGGACCGGCGACAAG GAAAATCATTCTTCTGAGCCATACAGAGGCGTATTGAAAACCCCTTTGAAACAAGCAGCTACCTCACATTCAGTATTGACAGAGATACGGCCTGACTGTCAGCCTCTAACCACACCCCCAAAACCTAAAGAAATCCTTCCAGCAGATCCATGGACGCCTACTTCGAACCTTAAAATGCTGATTAGTGCAGCTAGTCCTGAGATTAGGAGCAGAGAACAGAGAAGGGAACTGTCAAACACCACAAGTGAGGTCCTACAGGCAAAACACTGTTTGCAG GAGCACTTATCGGGAGATGAATATGAAAAATCTCAACCAAGTCGCAAAGAGAAAAGTCTAGGATTACTGTGTCATAAGTTCCTAGCTCGATATCCTGATTaccccagcactgcagagaatAATTACATTTGCCTCGATGAAGTAGCCGAAGAGCTTA atgttgaACGTAGACGCATATATGATATCGTGAACGTGCTAGAGAGCCTACATATGGTGAGCCGCCTTGCCAAAAACCGATACACTTGGCATGGGCGACATAATCTCTCCAAAACCCTGCAGGCTTTGAAAAAAGTTGGAGAAGAGAACAAATATACACAACAAATTCAGATGATCAAGAAAAGAGAATATGAGCATGAATTTGATTTCGATggtgaaagaaatgaagaaacagcaAGATCTTTTGGCTCAAATGAGcattcagaaatgtcttttgtCGAGCTCCCGGGAATGGAATTTCGTGCTG CATCAGTAAATAGCAGGAAAGACAAGTCTTTACGAGTGATGAGTCAGAAATTTGTGATGCTGTTTCTTGTATCGACTCCTCAAATAGTAAGCCTTGAAGTTGCTGCTAAAATCTTGATTGGAGAAGACCAGTTAGAAGACTTAGataaaagcaagtttaaaa ccaAAATCAGGAGACTTTATGACATAGCAAATGTTCTCAGTAGCCTTGAGCTTATCAAGAAAGTTCATGTTACAGAGGAGAGAGGTAGAAAACCAGCATTCAAATGGACAGGACCTGAGGTCTTGCCAAGTATTCAGG atACAAAACTTGAAACAACTTCTATGACCCCACCTATTTCAGAATCCATCACTTCCAAAGAGCAGTGTTcaaaaaacctttttccttcaagaggaaagcaaaacttCACTCGGCATCCTTCTCTAATGAAGTTAGTTAAAACTATAGAAAACGACAGAAGAAAGATCCAGTCTGCCCCAACCAGTCCAGTTAAAATAAGTGCAA GTACTGATCAAAATTTATCAGCTTTCCCAAGTAAAATGGCTCAGGTTCCAGCAATGGCTAAACATCAGCTGGAAGGACAATCAAA gaaagcaaaagagatgaaaatgaaattgtcaAGATCTGCTTTGGAATGTAATCTGTCCTCACCTGAGGTAGTCCCCAGGCCCGAACCTCCTCTCACTGCAGCACCCTCTCAGCAGTCAGCTCTCACACAGCCACTCGGTGTCTGTCCTCCAAGCCACAGTTCAGTCCCACCAGTAATACTACCTCATACTCATTCTGGTGTTTCATATGCCATATATCTGCATCCTTCCCAAGCCCACACTGTGACAACATACAGCCCAAGTTTCATGTTGCAGCCTCTACCGTGTGCTAACGTAACTGGAATTAAGAGCATTAATTCAAAAGtattaaacaaaataaccaCTGAGGAAGGGGACAATCAGATAGCTACAGATGATCCAGCAAAGTCTTTGACAGCTACAGAAAGACCGACTATAAAATCAGAAACTTCATCACAGCGGTGCCTTAAAAGACCACAAGCATTACAAGAGAATAATGTCATTAAAAGGTATAGAAGTGACGAGGAAAGCCTTGATACTTCTCTG ggagaatccattaaaaatgaaagagcacCTTCCAATAGCTCACAAATGAATCATGAAATGGACAATTtccaggaagagagagagaacaaaaccGAAACATTAGATCAAAACATGGCAAGTTGCTATGACCGATGTAAGAGAGAAGATATTCCAGAAGATGAGGACAAAATCAAAACTAAACAAGACATACCTGTAGCATTTGCCATTCCTGCTCATGAG actttttttccatctggCTATCTTATTCCTCTTACTCAGTGCACCCATGGCAACAAGGCAGGCTTTTCTGATAAAGAGAAAGCTGGGATATGTTCATTACAGCACACTACCTACAGCTCACCCATTGCTG gtgTCATTCCAGTGACAGCACCTGAACTGAAAGCAGTTAACATTCCTGCTTTTCATATAACACCCTTGAATATAATGCTGTCACCAACATCGATAGCTGCTGCACCTGTACTGAGCAACGCCTGTCTCAATTCAAGCAATACCAGTTCTGCCCAAAATCCAAGTTCTTCAGTTCTGAACTTTACACTGCAACACGTAGGACTAATACCTGCTGGTGTGCAAGTTCCTGCAAATACTGTTGTTCAGCGTGTGCCAGTCTCTTCTCAACCAGAAAGTGGTAGCCATAGCTCAGAAAACATGAACCTGCAAGAGGAGAAG CCTTGTGTTCCAAAGGAACCCCAAGAGCCCCAGGCAGCGACAGAAAATTTTTTCCGCACACCAGGAGGGCCAAACACAGTATCTTCACTATCTGCAAATTCAGATGGTACCAACAGAATCTCTCAAGGATCTCTGTATATTCCTCAACGAAAACTTGAAGTGTCAGAAGACTAA